Proteins co-encoded in one Alphaproteobacteria bacterium genomic window:
- the prfB gene encoding peptide chain release factor 2 (programmed frameshift), giving the protein MRAEIQAIVDDIAKSLALLRRHLDPEESQRKLEVLNARAEDPSLWDDPRQAQALMRNRNRLERALAGYAEIQQELADNRELVELAEAEDDKALVEEAALALQNLRARAGEIELETLLSGEADGNDAFLEIHAGAGGTESQDWAEMLLRMYVRWAEAHGRKVEFIEEAPGEEAGIKRASVKVSGENAYGWLHTESGVHRLVRISPFDASSRRHTSFASVWVYPVVDESIDIELADKDLRVDTYRASGAGGQHVNKTDSAIRITHIPSGIVVQCQNQRSQHKNRSAAMNMLRARLYERELQKRTEEQQSQEAEKSEIGFGHQIRSYVLQPYQMVKDLRTNVETSNTGAVLDGDIDQFIGAALAAQVGNRRD; this is encoded by the exons ATGCGCGCGGAAATTCAAGCGATTGTCGACGACATAGCGAAGTCGTTGGCGCTGCTGAGGAGGCATCTT GACCCTGAGGAATCGCAGCGTAAGCTGGAGGTGCTGAACGCACGCGCCGAAGACCCTTCGCTTTGGGACGATCCGCGCCAGGCTCAGGCCCTGATGCGCAACCGCAACCGCCTCGAGCGGGCGCTGGCCGGCTACGCGGAGATTCAGCAGGAGCTCGCCGACAACCGGGAGCTCGTCGAGCTGGCCGAAGCCGAAGACGACAAGGCCTTGGTCGAGGAGGCCGCATTAGCCCTCCAAAATCTGCGGGCACGCGCGGGTGAGATTGAGCTCGAGACCCTGCTCTCTGGCGAAGCTGACGGCAACGACGCCTTCCTCGAAATTCATGCCGGCGCCGGTGGCACAGAGAGTCAAGACTGGGCCGAGATGCTGCTGCGTATGTATGTGCGTTGGGCTGAGGCGCACGGCCGCAAGGTCGAGTTCATCGAGGAGGCGCCCGGCGAAGAGGCGGGCATTAAGCGTGCCTCAGTCAAGGTAAGTGGTGAGAACGCTTATGGTTGGCTACACACAGAAAGTGGTGTGCACCGTCTGGTGCGCATCTCACCTTTTGATGCTTCGTCGAGGCGCCACACCAGCTTTGCCAGTGTCTGGGTTTATCCGGTGGTCGACGAATCGATTGACATAGAGCTGGCAGATAAGGACTTGCGGGTTGATACTTATCGCGCTTCTGGCGCCGGCGGACAGCACGTCAATAAGACAGATTCGGCGATCCGTATCACACATATCCCAAGCGGTATTGTCGTGCAGTGCCAGAACCAGCGCTCCCAGCACAAGAACCGCTCGGCGGCGATGAACATGCTGCGGGCGAGGCTCTACGAGCGCGAGCTGCAAAAGCGTACCGAGGAGCAGCAGTCACAGGAGGCTGAGAAGTCGGAGATAGGCTTCGGCCATCAAATTCGGTCTTACGTGCTGCAGCCCTATCAGATGGTTAAGGACCTGCGCACCAACGTTGAGACGAGCAATACAGGTGCCGTGCTTGACGGTGATATCGACCAGTTCATCGGTGCGGCGCTGGCTGCCCAGGTCGGTAACCGCCGCGACTAG
- a CDS encoding ferritin-like domain-containing protein, which translates to MSLTAAACAVLRAAAPAEKCALAAALAKDWAHGDIAEIGGAQPPDKPARPTRPQLVAPRQVKKRRRHGRGRFVLLHAIAHIELNAIDLAADMLARFAPLGPPTFCDDWVRVTAEEAKHFGLLSERLLALGGTYGDLPAHDGLWQVARATADDVLARLAIVPMVLEARGLDVTPGMIDDLNHGGDGESATVLRLIYEEEVGHVAAGSRWFRHFCAARGLDAETHWRTLVAERFMGEVKPPFNTEARARAGMRPDFYTL; encoded by the coding sequence GTGAGCCTCACCGCTGCCGCCTGCGCCGTTCTGCGAGCCGCGGCGCCGGCTGAGAAATGCGCGCTGGCCGCGGCTCTGGCGAAGGACTGGGCACACGGCGACATTGCCGAGATCGGCGGCGCCCAACCGCCGGACAAGCCGGCCCGGCCCACCCGGCCACAACTGGTGGCACCTCGCCAGGTGAAGAAGCGCCGCCGCCACGGCCGTGGGCGTTTTGTGCTGCTGCACGCCATCGCCCATATCGAACTCAACGCCATCGACCTAGCGGCGGATATGCTGGCCCGCTTTGCACCGCTCGGCCCACCCACCTTCTGCGACGACTGGGTGCGAGTGACCGCCGAAGAAGCGAAGCATTTCGGTCTGCTGAGCGAGAGACTTCTGGCGCTCGGTGGCACTTACGGAGACTTGCCGGCCCATGACGGACTGTGGCAGGTGGCACGCGCCACTGCCGATGATGTGCTTGCCCGCCTTGCCATCGTTCCGATGGTCCTTGAGGCCCGCGGCCTCGACGTCACCCCCGGGATGATCGATGACCTCAATCACGGAGGCGACGGCGAGAGCGCGACTGTACTACGTCTGATCTACGAGGAAGAGGTGGGTCACGTCGCGGCGGGCAGCCGCTGGTTCCGGCATTTCTGCGCCGCGCGCGGCCTAGATGCAGAAACCCATTGGCGCACCCTGGTCGCAGAACGCTTCATGGGCGAAGTAAAGCCGCCCTTTAACACAGAAGCCCGTGCCCGCGCCGGTATGCGACCGGATTTTTATACCTTGTAG
- a CDS encoding peroxiredoxin, whose protein sequence is MSDKVSVGDEAPEFALPASGSEDISLAYFKGKTLVLYFYPKDDTAGCTKEAIAFTEHVGAFEAAGVSVIGASKDSVSNHDKFIAKHDLGVRLISDEDGTLCEDYGVWVQKSMYGRKYMGIERSTFVIDGNGIIRAAWRKVKMPGHVEEVLAAVRDL, encoded by the coding sequence ATGAGTGACAAGGTTTCTGTGGGCGACGAGGCGCCGGAATTCGCCCTGCCGGCATCCGGCAGCGAGGACATCTCGCTGGCCTATTTTAAGGGTAAGACACTGGTGCTCTACTTCTATCCGAAAGACGACACTGCGGGCTGCACTAAGGAGGCGATCGCCTTTACCGAGCATGTCGGTGCGTTCGAGGCCGCAGGTGTCAGTGTCATCGGCGCATCCAAGGATTCGGTGAGCAATCACGACAAGTTTATCGCCAAGCACGATCTTGGCGTGCGACTCATCTCGGACGAGGACGGCACACTCTGCGAGGACTATGGTGTCTGGGTACAGAAAAGCATGTACGGGCGGAAATATATGGGCATCGAACGCTCCACCTTCGTCATCGATGGCAATGGTATCATTCGCGCCGCCTGGCGCAAGGTAAAGATGCCCGGGCATGTCGAAGAGGTACTGGCAGCGGTCCGGGATCTGTGA
- a CDS encoding AsmA-like C-terminal domain-containing protein, whose product MIGPTTRLIYHVCGIALGLAAVAFGFGVWRLSIGPVSLAILAPYVEESLNADNPNFRFYFEDLVLSWQGWERILDVRATDVSAYRTDAAAMVEVPEMGIGISIPALFRGLIAPTKLELFGLSVRVVRGADGKIDLGFANRASKPDKAVGNALFEKLLLPLDRDLASGYLRHISIVEGHLLVRDEGLNIDWSAPVRELLLERHENGVRSTATLSFAVGEEEIELDVGAQYRLGESRFDLSVKFDRLVPAVLAAVHPDLANLAEIELPLSGHVDFVIGVDGELGDIVFDFSGGPGRLALPLPIAPAAFQSIVGLRTRGQFDGTLSSLALDRLLVDFGDSHISMNGTFSGDWSAPDTKAEIRFSNIPIDSIDRYWPASVAANRRSWVIERMSVGSVSEMSISLDLDMVDWSGENLSPDAVIGLFRIVDTEISYMPDMPPVAGVEGVGRFDSAGLVAEVHAGSAGPLAVHSADVSIDAEDGGDSAAEIDVVFSGRLDDALAALDRPLFGYMREIGLSPTDISGSVQGELSLALPLLADTPLSRMTIGVSADLFDLAISGDALGGFVEGGMRDGQAALLLDSGGFDLSGEGLLAGTPAQFYWRENFSPPPDSLKRRLDVGGRIDDAGRVRAGLDSAAIHGPLDVELRLTQTAAGVLAGELDIDGEAAALSLPEVDWHKPAGAQAEARLALEWEEGTLRRLTQFGLLAEGLSVAGSAERDAAGVWIVGFDRVAAGLTDIRGSVRLGNDGHLVVGVSGSSLDLRSLLAHLQEAPDAAGVLPIDLNAAVDLVVIGDETFLHQVTAQADYDGRRVTRASLDFTFGEARDLSLRLASAAPNQRVAVMTSANGGAVIAALGLTSNMVGGAMQVEAAIDGSYGDAPITGTFEIDDFYIVEAPVLARILSMVSITGALEMLGGDGMPFDRLIAPFSYDGSVVHFDEARAYGLSFGITMEGDVDLDQDSADLKGTIVPAYMLNTVLGNIPVIGDLLTGGEGKGVFAATYKVKGPLESPQVTVNPLAALAPGILRELFGGFVPNETGDTGPTDSRTR is encoded by the coding sequence GTGATCGGTCCTACCACACGATTGATCTACCACGTTTGCGGCATCGCCCTGGGCCTTGCAGCTGTGGCCTTTGGCTTCGGCGTTTGGCGTTTGTCGATCGGCCCCGTCTCGTTGGCTATTCTCGCCCCCTATGTCGAGGAATCGCTTAACGCCGACAACCCAAATTTTCGATTCTATTTCGAGGATCTGGTGCTGTCCTGGCAGGGGTGGGAGCGCATCCTTGACGTGCGCGCCACCGATGTCAGCGCCTATCGTACCGATGCGGCGGCGATGGTCGAGGTGCCTGAGATGGGCATCGGGATCAGTATTCCCGCCCTGTTTCGGGGTCTGATCGCCCCGACCAAATTGGAGCTGTTCGGGCTCAGTGTGCGCGTGGTGCGGGGCGCCGACGGTAAGATCGATCTGGGTTTCGCCAACCGTGCTAGCAAACCTGACAAGGCGGTGGGTAATGCCTTGTTCGAGAAATTGCTATTGCCTCTCGACCGCGATCTGGCCAGCGGCTATTTGCGCCATATCAGCATCGTCGAGGGTCATCTGTTAGTGCGTGACGAGGGGCTCAATATTGACTGGTCCGCGCCGGTCAGAGAGTTGCTTCTGGAGCGCCATGAAAACGGAGTGCGCTCCACCGCAACACTATCTTTCGCCGTTGGTGAGGAAGAGATCGAGCTCGATGTCGGAGCGCAGTATCGGCTCGGCGAATCGCGCTTTGACCTGAGTGTGAAATTCGATCGCCTTGTGCCGGCGGTACTCGCCGCGGTCCATCCCGACCTCGCCAATCTGGCTGAGATAGAACTACCGCTGTCTGGCCACGTGGATTTCGTCATAGGCGTGGATGGGGAACTTGGCGATATTGTCTTCGATTTTTCTGGTGGCCCGGGGCGTCTCGCTTTGCCTCTGCCAATTGCGCCCGCGGCTTTCCAGTCGATCGTCGGTTTGCGCACCCGCGGTCAGTTCGACGGTACGTTGAGCTCTCTGGCACTCGATAGACTGCTAGTCGATTTTGGTGACTCGCATATTAGCATGAACGGGACATTCTCTGGCGATTGGTCGGCGCCCGACACCAAGGCAGAAATACGCTTCTCCAACATTCCGATCGATAGCATAGACCGCTATTGGCCCGCTTCTGTCGCGGCGAATAGACGCAGCTGGGTGATCGAGAGAATGAGTGTCGGCAGCGTCTCGGAGATGAGCATAAGTCTCGATCTCGACATGGTGGACTGGTCCGGTGAGAATTTGAGCCCCGATGCGGTGATCGGTCTGTTTCGTATCGTCGATACGGAGATTTCCTATATGCCGGACATGCCACCGGTCGCCGGTGTCGAAGGGGTCGGGCGGTTCGACTCGGCGGGTCTGGTGGCCGAGGTGCATGCCGGTTCGGCGGGACCGCTCGCGGTGCATAGTGCCGACGTTTCGATCGATGCCGAGGACGGCGGAGACAGTGCAGCGGAGATCGATGTCGTCTTTTCTGGTCGTCTGGACGATGCCCTGGCGGCCCTCGACCGACCGCTCTTCGGTTATATGCGTGAGATCGGCCTCAGCCCGACCGATATCTCCGGCTCTGTGCAGGGTGAGCTTTCGCTGGCTCTGCCTTTGTTGGCGGACACGCCGCTTTCCCGCATGACAATTGGTGTCAGCGCGGATCTGTTTGATCTGGCAATCTCGGGAGACGCCCTGGGTGGTTTTGTTGAGGGCGGCATGCGCGATGGCCAAGCTGCACTGCTGCTCGACAGTGGCGGATTTGACCTCAGTGGGGAGGGCTTGTTGGCCGGCACTCCAGCACAATTCTACTGGCGTGAAAATTTCTCACCGCCTCCTGATTCGCTCAAGCGACGCCTCGATGTAGGCGGCAGAATCGATGATGCGGGTCGGGTCCGCGCTGGGCTCGATAGTGCGGCCATCCACGGTCCGCTTGATGTCGAATTGCGCTTGACCCAGACAGCCGCGGGAGTTTTGGCAGGCGAGCTCGATATAGATGGCGAGGCGGCCGCGCTGTCCCTGCCCGAGGTGGACTGGCATAAGCCTGCTGGAGCCCAGGCGGAGGCGCGCCTCGCCCTGGAGTGGGAGGAAGGCACTTTGCGCCGTCTGACCCAGTTTGGCCTGCTTGCCGAGGGGCTGTCCGTTGCCGGCAGTGCTGAGCGCGACGCTGCCGGTGTGTGGATTGTGGGCTTCGATCGGGTGGCCGCCGGCTTGACCGATATTCGCGGATCGGTGCGGCTCGGGAATGACGGTCACCTGGTCGTTGGCGTCAGCGGCTCCAGCCTCGATCTGCGTTCGCTTCTGGCTCACCTCCAAGAGGCGCCTGATGCGGCGGGCGTGTTGCCGATTGATTTGAATGCTGCAGTGGACCTGGTGGTGATTGGGGACGAGACTTTCCTGCATCAGGTCACCGCACAGGCGGATTATGACGGCCGGCGGGTGACCCGGGCCAGCCTCGATTTTACTTTCGGCGAAGCTCGCGATCTGAGCCTGCGGCTGGCTAGTGCGGCTCCCAACCAGCGCGTGGCGGTGATGACTTCGGCTAATGGTGGGGCCGTGATTGCGGCTCTGGGTCTGACCAGCAACATGGTCGGCGGTGCCATGCAGGTTGAGGCAGCAATCGACGGCTCTTATGGCGATGCGCCAATCACCGGCACCTTCGAAATCGACGATTTCTACATCGTCGAGGCGCCGGTCCTGGCGCGTATCCTGAGCATGGTCTCGATCACCGGGGCGCTTGAAATGCTGGGCGGTGACGGCATGCCTTTCGACCGGCTCATTGCGCCATTTTCCTACGACGGCTCAGTGGTGCACTTCGACGAGGCTCGCGCCTACGGTCTCTCCTTTGGCATCACCATGGAAGGCGATGTTGATCTCGACCAGGACAGCGCGGACCTGAAGGGCACCATTGTGCCAGCCTATATGCTCAACACGGTGCTGGGCAATATCCCCGTGATCGGCGATTTGCTGACCGGAGGTGAGGGTAAGGGGGTGTTTGCCGCGACTTACAAGGTCAAAGGCCCATTGGAAAGCCCGCAGGTGACGGTAAATCCGCTTGCCGCGTTGGCTCCGGGGATCTTGCGCGAATTGTTCGGCGGCTTCGTGCCTAACGAGACCGGCGACACCGGCCCAACCGACAGTAGGACACGCTAA
- the tyrS gene encoding tyrosine--tRNA ligase, giving the protein MTQFTSDFLLSIVERGYFHQCTNLEALDTYATKEVMVAYIGFDATADSLHVGNLLQIMLLRRLQQAGHKPIVLIGGGTTRIGDPSGKDSTRQLLSREDIAANAAVLRGVFNRFLTFGDGPSDAIMVDNNDWLDALVYLDFLRDYGRHFSVNRMLGYESIKLRLERAQPLSFLEFNYMVLQAYDFVELFRRYDCRLQMGGSDQWGNIIGGVELCRRVDGKTLYGLTAPLITTAAGAKMGKTATGAVWLNADKLSPYDYWQFWRNTEDADVGRFLRLFTDLPLDEIARLEALEGAEINAAKKVLANETTGLCHGRAVAETAAATAAQTFERGGAGEALPEVTVPGVDLDEGIAAFRLFTLAGLCASNGEARRLLRGGGGRINGQRVEVEDQNIGREALDADGAIKLSAGRKRHALVRPS; this is encoded by the coding sequence ATGACCCAGTTCACCTCCGATTTCCTACTCAGTATCGTCGAGCGTGGCTATTTTCACCAGTGCACCAACCTTGAGGCACTCGATACCTACGCCACCAAGGAGGTCATGGTCGCCTATATCGGCTTCGATGCCACCGCCGACAGCCTGCATGTGGGCAACCTGTTGCAGATTATGCTGCTGCGGCGTCTGCAGCAGGCCGGGCACAAGCCAATCGTACTGATCGGCGGCGGCACCACGCGCATCGGTGACCCATCAGGCAAGGACAGTACCCGTCAGCTGCTCTCGCGCGAGGATATTGCGGCCAACGCGGCAGTACTGCGCGGCGTCTTCAACCGCTTCCTGACGTTCGGCGACGGCCCCAGCGACGCCATCATGGTCGACAATAACGATTGGCTTGATGCGCTTGTTTACCTAGATTTTCTGCGCGATTACGGTCGCCACTTTTCGGTCAACCGCATGCTCGGCTATGAATCTATCAAGTTAAGGCTCGAGCGCGCGCAGCCACTGAGCTTCCTTGAGTTCAACTATATGGTGTTGCAGGCCTACGATTTTGTCGAGTTGTTTCGGCGCTACGACTGCCGCTTGCAGATGGGTGGCTCGGACCAGTGGGGCAATATCATCGGCGGTGTCGAACTCTGCCGACGCGTAGATGGCAAAACGCTCTACGGCCTTACGGCACCGCTGATCACCACAGCGGCAGGCGCTAAGATGGGCAAGACCGCAACGGGCGCGGTGTGGCTCAATGCTGACAAACTCTCGCCCTACGACTACTGGCAATTTTGGCGCAATACCGAGGATGCCGATGTCGGTCGCTTTCTGCGCCTTTTCACCGACTTACCGCTCGACGAGATCGCCCGCCTCGAAGCGCTTGAAGGTGCCGAGATCAATGCCGCCAAGAAGGTGCTCGCCAACGAGACGACCGGGCTCTGCCACGGCCGCGCGGTGGCCGAGACGGCGGCAGCGACTGCGGCACAGACGTTCGAGCGCGGCGGCGCCGGCGAGGCCCTGCCAGAAGTCACCGTCCCCGGTGTGGATCTTGACGAAGGTATCGCGGCCTTCCGCCTTTTCACTCTGGCCGGACTTTGCGCCTCCAACGGCGAGGCCAGACGCTTGCTGCGCGGCGGCGGCGGGCGCATCAACGGCCAGCGCGTAGAGGTGGAAGATCAGAACATCGGGCGCGAGGCCCTCGATGCCGACGGCGCCATAAAGCTCTCGGCGGGACGCAAGCGCCACGCACTCGTCAGGCCAAGCTAG
- a CDS encoding anhydro-N-acetylmuramic acid kinase, which yields MKAIGLMSGTSADGIDAALLVSDGDRVVECGPALTRPYEPTLRARLRSLDESAEAALTDAHGEAVAALLGTTTLTAGDIDVIGFHGQTLWHRPEQGRTCQIGDGARLAATTGIDVVDNLRAADMRAGGQGAPLVPVYHRALATGLPRPLAVLNIGGVANVTWIGAGDDALLGFDTGPGNALLDDWAEAYTGCPFDEDGRLAAAGEVDAKALEALLSNSYFRALPPKSLDRDHFAGKLVDKLSPADGAATLLAFTASSVALAADQFPAPVSRWLVGGGGRHNAALMAALAERLTAPVDAVEAVGWDGDALEAHAFAYLALRSLRGLPLTYPSTTGCAAPTTGGVLHRA from the coding sequence ATGAAAGCGATTGGCCTGATGAGCGGCACCTCTGCCGACGGCATCGACGCGGCGCTACTGGTCAGCGACGGCGATAGAGTTGTCGAATGCGGCCCGGCCCTTACACGCCCCTATGAGCCGACGCTCAGAGCGCGGCTCCGCTCTCTCGACGAGAGTGCCGAAGCCGCCCTCACTGACGCCCATGGTGAGGCTGTGGCGGCACTGCTCGGCACGACTACGCTCACGGCCGGGGATATCGATGTGATCGGCTTTCACGGCCAAACCCTGTGGCACCGGCCGGAGCAGGGCCGCACTTGCCAGATTGGTGACGGCGCCCGGCTGGCGGCGACGACCGGCATCGATGTGGTCGATAATCTGCGCGCCGCGGACATGCGTGCCGGAGGCCAAGGTGCACCGCTGGTACCGGTCTATCATCGCGCCTTGGCAACGGGACTGCCCCGACCGCTTGCCGTGCTCAATATCGGTGGTGTCGCAAACGTTACCTGGATTGGCGCCGGCGATGATGCTCTGCTGGGATTCGATACCGGGCCCGGCAACGCCCTGCTTGACGACTGGGCGGAAGCCTATACCGGGTGCCCCTTCGATGAGGATGGGCGGCTTGCTGCTGCGGGCGAGGTCGATGCCAAGGCGCTGGAAGCGCTGCTCTCCAATTCCTATTTTCGCGCGTTGCCGCCAAAGTCGCTCGACCGCGACCATTTTGCCGGCAAGCTGGTCGATAAGCTATCGCCAGCCGATGGCGCAGCGACACTGCTTGCCTTTACGGCGTCGTCGGTGGCGCTTGCGGCTGATCAGTTCCCGGCGCCCGTATCGCGCTGGCTGGTCGGCGGCGGCGGGCGGCACAATGCGGCGCTGATGGCAGCCCTGGCGGAGCGGCTTACGGCGCCAGTCGATGCGGTCGAGGCGGTGGGCTGGGACGGCGATGCGCTGGAGGCTCACGCCTTCGCCTATCTCGCGCTACGCTCGTTACGAGGCCTGCCGCTGACCTATCCCAGTACCACCGGCTGCGCTGCTCCCACCACAGGCGGCGTACTGCATCGCGCCTAG
- the metZ gene encoding O-succinylhomoserine sulfhydrylase, with translation MTSSIPSSTHNEHRWHPATRLVRGGTRRSEYGETSEALFLNSGFVYDRAEIAEARFAGEAPGFVYSRYNNPTLSMFERRMTLLEDAEDCLATGSGMAAVFAALMCQLRSGDRVVVARAMFGSCFYIFDELLPRFGIETVFVDGPDLDQWRDALAQPAACVFFETPANPTLSLVDIAAVSALAHAVGAKVIVDNVFSTPLLQSPLKLGADIVVYSGTKHIDGQGRCLGGAVLGSESFCRETLQPFLRHTGPALSPFNAWILLKGLETLSLRVKAQCRTAVRIADSLADHPTVTRVLYPFRDDHSQAGLARRQMRGGGTIVSFEVAGGKTEAFAVLNALELIDISNNLGDTKSLITHPASSTHRSMSLEARDQIGLTDSLIRLSVGLEDTDDLIKDLLGAMQYAACGGSSAAGGTGIGQRQAS, from the coding sequence ATGACCAGTTCGATTCCGTCTTCCACCCATAACGAGCACCGCTGGCACCCTGCAACACGCCTGGTGCGTGGCGGCACACGGCGCAGCGAATACGGCGAGACCAGCGAGGCACTTTTCCTCAACTCGGGCTTCGTATACGACCGCGCGGAGATAGCCGAGGCGCGCTTTGCTGGCGAGGCGCCGGGTTTTGTCTATTCGCGCTACAACAATCCGACCCTCAGCATGTTCGAGCGCCGCATGACCCTACTCGAAGACGCTGAGGATTGTCTCGCGACGGGCAGCGGCATGGCCGCCGTCTTCGCCGCCCTGATGTGTCAGCTGCGCAGCGGTGACAGGGTGGTGGTAGCGCGAGCCATGTTCGGCTCCTGCTTCTACATTTTCGACGAGTTGCTGCCGCGCTTCGGCATAGAAACGGTTTTTGTTGACGGCCCGGACCTCGACCAATGGCGCGATGCATTAGCACAGCCGGCTGCCTGCGTCTTTTTCGAGACCCCGGCCAATCCAACCCTGTCACTGGTCGATATTGCCGCGGTGTCTGCGCTAGCCCATGCTGTTGGCGCCAAGGTCATCGTTGACAATGTCTTCTCGACGCCGCTGCTGCAAAGCCCGTTGAAGCTCGGGGCCGATATCGTCGTCTATTCCGGCACCAAGCACATCGACGGCCAAGGCCGCTGTCTCGGTGGCGCCGTTCTGGGCAGCGAGAGCTTCTGTCGCGAAACGCTGCAGCCCTTCCTGCGTCATACGGGACCAGCGCTGAGCCCGTTCAACGCCTGGATTCTGCTCAAAGGCTTGGAGACCCTGTCGCTACGCGTCAAGGCACAATGTAGAACTGCGGTGCGTATCGCCGACAGCTTGGCGGACCATCCTACGGTTACACGCGTGCTCTACCCCTTCCGCGACGACCACTCGCAAGCCGGCCTCGCGCGGCGGCAGATGCGCGGCGGCGGCACAATCGTGAGCTTCGAGGTTGCCGGTGGCAAGACTGAAGCCTTTGCCGTGCTCAACGCCCTTGAGCTGATCGATATCTCCAACAATCTCGGCGACACAAAAAGCCTGATCACCCATCCCGCCAGCAGCACCCATCGCTCCATGAGCCTAGAAGCACGGGACCAGATCGGCCTCACCGATTCCCTGATTCGCCTCTCCGTCGGTCTCGAAGACACAGATGATTTGATCAAGGACCTACTAGGCGCGATGCAGTACGCCGCCTGTGGTGGGAGCAGCGCAGCCGGTGGTACTGGGATAGGTCAGCGGCAGGCCTCGTAA
- a CDS encoding alpha/beta hydrolase encodes MPEVNLSGPEGRLEGRYHHGANSTNGIALVLHPHPQHGGSMNNKVVYTMFHAFVRMGFSVLRFNFRGVGRSQGEYDQGQGELSDAASALDWLHSYNPDAPAIWIGGFSFGAWIAMQLLMRRPEADGFVTVAPPANMYDFSFLAPCPVSGQVIYGDQDTIIEEEALHKLIEKLSSQRGVEVDYRVIEGADHFFNNHLETISDYLIEYVDARVAEKMAQG; translated from the coding sequence GTGCCGGAAGTAAACTTGAGCGGCCCCGAGGGACGCCTGGAGGGGCGATACCATCACGGGGCCAACTCCACCAACGGAATCGCGCTCGTACTGCACCCCCATCCGCAGCACGGCGGCAGCATGAACAACAAGGTGGTCTACACCATGTTTCATGCCTTCGTGCGCATGGGTTTCTCGGTTTTGCGCTTCAATTTTCGCGGCGTCGGCCGCAGCCAAGGCGAATATGATCAGGGCCAGGGTGAACTCAGCGATGCGGCCTCGGCGCTAGACTGGCTGCATTCCTATAACCCGGATGCACCGGCAATTTGGATCGGCGGCTTCTCATTCGGCGCCTGGATCGCCATGCAGTTGCTCATGCGCCGGCCCGAGGCCGACGGCTTCGTGACGGTGGCGCCGCCGGCGAACATGTACGATTTTTCCTTTCTCGCACCCTGTCCGGTCTCGGGCCAAGTGATCTATGGCGACCAAGACACAATCATCGAAGAAGAAGCCCTACACAAACTGATCGAAAAACTATCGAGCCAGCGGGGCGTCGAAGTCGACTATCGCGTGATCGAAGGAGCGGATCATTTCTTCAACAATCACTTAGAGACAATCTCGGATTACCTCATTGAGTATGTCGACGCGCGCGTTGCCGAAAAGATGGCCCAAGGCTGA
- the cysE gene encoding serine O-acetyltransferase — translation MFKRLREDIATVMAHDPAARSRLEVLLCYSGVHAVACHRFGHWLWRHDLTLAARFVSQTARFITGIEIHPGAVIGRRLFIDHGMGVVIGGTAEVGDDVTLYQGVTLGGTSLERGVKRHPTLADGVIIGAGASVLGPFTVGEGARVGANAVVVAEVPPGATVVGIPAKKVGGKRRPVGSEKDDFLAYGTPESIPDPVARALDGLLDEVSRLRARVEELENGGVEDDEVASPSVGVTRRRQSTTPTAK, via the coding sequence ATGTTCAAGAGGCTTCGCGAGGATATCGCCACAGTAATGGCGCACGATCCGGCAGCGCGCTCGCGCCTTGAGGTCCTGCTTTGTTATTCCGGCGTGCATGCCGTTGCCTGTCACCGCTTTGGTCATTGGCTGTGGCGGCACGACCTGACGCTGGCCGCGCGCTTCGTTTCGCAGACCGCACGCTTCATCACCGGCATCGAGATTCACCCAGGCGCGGTTATTGGCCGTCGCCTGTTCATCGATCACGGCATGGGCGTAGTGATCGGAGGCACGGCGGAGGTCGGTGACGACGTCACCCTGTATCAGGGAGTTACTCTTGGCGGCACGTCGCTGGAACGCGGCGTCAAGCGGCATCCGACGCTCGCTGATGGCGTCATCATCGGTGCCGGGGCGAGCGTGCTGGGGCCGTTTACGGTCGGCGAGGGTGCCCGCGTCGGCGCCAATGCCGTAGTCGTGGCCGAGGTGCCGCCGGGTGCCACCGTCGTCGGAATCCCGGCAAAGAAAGTTGGCGGCAAGCGCCGACCGGTGGGCTCTGAAAAGGATGATTTTCTCGCCTATGGCACGCCCGAAAGTATTCCGGACCCGGTGGCGCGGGCCCTGGACGGTCTGCTTGACGAAGTCAGTCGCCTGCGGGCGCGTGTCGAAGAGCTTGAGAATGGTGGCGTCGAGGATGACGAAGTCGCAAGCCCGTCGGTCGGCGTGACGCGACGCCGACAGAGTACCACACCGACAGCGAAATAA